ATGATTAAAAAGCTAATAGAACCACTGCGTAAAATTATCTCAAGCGATAATATTGATACTTTTAATGAAGCATTTAATAGTGCTATGCAAAAGAGCGAGGGGATTTTGCATTTGCAAGAGCCTAAAATCTATGCAATGAGTGAAGAATCTAATATTGCCTCAAAATATAACAATCACTATATCGCCACAAAAGATGGCAATCTTTGTGCTGGATTTGCAATCGGTGGTATCAGTTATAGTGCTGCAAGTATCAATAGAGAGCTAGAGCTGGTGCAAAGTAGGAATCGCTTTTGGAGCAAACTAGATTCTCATATAGAAATTAACATCTTTTGTAAAAAAGAGCGACTCAATCTTAGCTTTGATTCTAGCTCTAATAATCCATACGCACAAGAGATTATTAAAAAATGGGAGAGTGGTGTTGTAACTTATAAAATCAATTATTATCTCATCATCTCTACAAAATCTAAAAAACTCACAGGCTATTTTGAATCAAAGAAATCAAAACTTACAAGCGAACAAATCGCGGATAATCTAAGCCCAGAGAATAATACAACACGATTTGAATTTAAAGCCAAAAAGCTTGATGAAATATGCCAAGAATTAAAAAGTGCATTAGGAGAGTTTAATCCCACACAACTTGATTCTGATGATATTATTAACTTCTATGCTACTTATTCTAATATGCAAGAGACAGCACTGCGATATGGATATAGCAATATCACAGATTCTTATATCACTTCAGATGTGGAGTTTAAGAAAGATTATATTATTTTTGCTTGCAATGATGGACAAGAAGTGCTAGGGCGTTTTATTAGTGTTAAAGCCTATGAGACAGAAAATATATCAAGTATTTTACCGACAACTATTTTACGAGAAAATAGCGATTATTATTTGATTTTTCATTGTGAAGCACTGGATAGAAAATCATCAATAGAAAAAGTTAAAAATACCAAGCTCTACGCGGTGGGCTTAATCCAAAATGCCCTAGAAGAACTCTTGCAAGAAATTAAATCTGATAGAGAAAAACTTTTAAAATTTTCTCTTAGTATTCTTGTGCTTTCTCATAATGGTGCAACTGAAAGTGAAAAGCTCCAAGAGCTGAACACAAAAACAAATGCGCTTATTGCCATTTTAAAAGCACAAAATCTAAGTGTGGCAAAAGAAAGCTTTAATCTCAAACCTTTGTATTTTAGCTTTTTTCCAAGTAGGGGCAACCTTAATGCCAGAATCCGCACACAAACAAGCTCGGTAGTTAGCACGCTTTGCACATTTGAAAATGATATTCTAGGCTTTAAGAGTAATCGCTGGGGTGATAGACCTGTGAGTATTTTGCGGCATTTAAGTGGTAGCCCTTACTTTTTTAATTTCCACGACAGCGAGCATAAAAGTGCGGCAGGGCATACGCTAGTTATTGGTGGCACAGGCTATGGGAAAACCACGCTTATGCAGTTTCTTATGCTCAATCTTTTTAAATATGATATTCATATCTTTGCTATGGATAAGCTGCGCGGTATGCACAATTTTACTAATTACATAGGAGGAGAATACCACGACCTAGAGCTTGATGGCTTTAAATTAAATCCTTTTTCACTAACAGATACTGCAGAAAATAATAACTTTTTAAAATCGTGGCTATGTGAAATGGGCGAGATAAGCAAGAATGAACACGAGCTACGAAATATTGTAGGCGATACATTAAGGCAAATACGAGAAACACAACAAGCCGAGTTTGAGCATATTTTTACCCTGCAAGATTTCTATGATAGCCTGCAGTTTCCAAACTCCCAAGATGATATAAAAATCCGCTTCAAAGACTATCTAGGTGGCTTGTTTGACAATACACAAGACGCGCTTAATTTTGATAAACAGCTCGCCATTCTTAATATGGATTCTATTTTGAAAGATAAGAAAAATGCCGCGCTTTGTGCGCTCTATCTCTTTCATAAAATTAAAAATATCTCTAAAAATAGCAATAAGGGCTTTTTTATATGGATTGATGAGCTACGCGACTATCTTAATGATGAAAATATGTGTAATGCCATTATTGAATCTATTATGGAGATACGCAAAATCAATGGTGTTATCACAATGGGCGTGCAGAATCTTGACTTTTTTAGCAATGTGGCTAATGCAGATGCCTTTATAGAGAATATGGCAAATTTTATCATTTTCCCCACCACAGATGAGCGCACACTTCAAAAGCTAGAAGCCCAGCTCTCCCTTACAGGCAGCGAAGTAGAGTTTCTCAAAAGCTCTAGTAAAAGTGCTAGACAGATTCTTTTAAAGCGCAAAGAACAATCCGCCATACTTGATGTGAATTTTGCGCGACTTGGCGAGCATTTAAAAATATTTAGCTCTGAAGCTGAAGATGTTAATGCGTTACTTGAATGCAAGAAATACCACCCGCAAGAGTGGCGCACAATGTATCTCAAAAACCAAAAATCACTTCTTGCAACAACCCCACACTATCTAAAGGAGAAATGATGAAATCACTTTGTATCGCCATTTGTATTGGGCTTTTGTGTATTGGCTGCAGTAACAAGAGGGCAAAAATCCCGCCAAAAAGCCCTTGTGCTTGTTATGACCTGATTATTGATATGGAAAAAAGGGGCTAAATAATGACTTTTAGCGACAATGAGCTAAAAAGAGATGCGAATGTTCTTTTTAAGCTAGAGCGGCATATCAAGCAGTATATGTTCTTTTGGATTATTTTAGAATCCATTATTATCGCTCTGCTTGTGTTAGCCATTATCATTATGCTCCCCCTTAAACAAAATGTCCCATATCTTGTGTTTTTTTCCAATGCAGAAAGCAACTTTGTGCGCGTGGAGCAGGCAAATCTTAATATCCGCGCAGAAGAAGCCCTGCTTAAGTCTATTCTAGCCAGCTATGTGCAAAAACGCGAAACAATCAACCATATTGATGATGAACACCGCTTTGAAGATGTGAGAGAGCAAAGCTCGCGTAAGGTATGGGATACCTTTAGAAGAATTGTAACCCAAGATGATTCTATGTATTCCAATAAAGAACTTACAAGAGAAGTGCATATTGTCAATCTTAGTGTGCTTTCCAAAGAAGTGGCAAATGTGGATTTTATCACTATCGTGCAAGATGCGAAAAACAAATCCTTAAAACGCTACCGAGCCACACTCAAATACGACTTTGTAGAACAAAGTATCAATTTTACTTCTGTGCCAAGAAACCCCACAGGCTTTGTGGTGCAAGAATACGCATTGACTGAAATTTCCATTAAAGACCAAACAGGAGAAGACAAATGAAATATGCTCATATCATCTTACTTTTTCCCTTTTTGCTGCCAGCTTCTTTGTGGGCAGATTCTGTGTTAAATGACACTGATAGGGCAGAAGTGGCACGCAGAATGCAGGCAGGGCAGGAGCAAATGCTTGATACAATCAATAAAATCCAAGATATGCAAGAAGAGCGAGAAGCACGCAAAAATGCCCCACTCACAGATTCTACAAGCAGGGACTTTAGCTCTAGCTCTGCACCTTTATCACAAGAGCAAAAGCCACAAGAGCCACCAACCGAACAAGAAATCTTACTAAAAAAGCAGGCTGTGCGAAGCCAGAATCTCAAAGCCATACAAAACCAATTCTTTGCCAAAAACTACAAAGGCACAGAAAACACCATAACCATAGACTATGTGGAAAATACCACCTACAAAATCCGCACAAGAATCGCGATGACTAGCACAATGATTTTTCCCCAAAAAATTAGAAACTTTATCTTAGGCGATAATGTGGGGTTTGAAGTGCTAGAAGTGCCTAATTCTCAAAACACCCTAGCCATACGCCCCAAGCTCATTGGCGTGGATACCAGCCTTGCTGTCTTTACAGAAGATGGCAAGCTTTATTCTTTTTATATCTTTTCAACAGATTTTACATCGTGGAAAAATCCGCATTTAGTGGTATTTGTCAAAGATAAGCGCACCATTATTGAAAAAAACAAAGACCCATTCTTTGATGAGTATTTTTATGTAGAAGAGGGTATCAATAAGTTGCGTGTGAAGAAAAAAGAGGTTTATAAACGCTACAAAGTTAAAGCCAAGCGACAAAACACTTGGCTTGTGCCTGAAGAAATCTTTAGTGATAACAATTACACATTTTTTAAATACGATAAGAATCGCTACCCACAAATCCCTAGTATTTATGTCGTGGTAGATAGGCAGGATTCTCCCATAGAAACGCGCGTTATAGGGGATTTTGTGATTGCTGAAACGGTCGCTGATAAATTCACTATCAAAATCGGTGAAGCCTATGTCTGCGTAGAACGGGAGAAAGTGCAAAAAGGCGAGAAATGAGCTATCTTAAAGTGGGGCTATTCACACTTGTTGGAGCTTGTATTGTCTATGCAGGTGTAAAAGAAAACCTTGAGTATCTCTTTGAAAGCAAGTTTCCTATAAGCGATTATGTGTGGCAGTCCCAAAAGGGTGCAAATGCTAGCAATCTCTCAAAAAGTGATGTTTTTACAACAACTGATGATAAGCCAAAACTGAAAATGCTAACCGATGAGTTTGGCAACCCCATACTTGATGAATTTGGTAATCCTATTTATATTGATGAGTATGGCAATATGTATTCTAAAAATGGCAAACCTTTAGGCAAAAAGGTGCTGCTAGATAAAAATGGAAATCCAATCTTAGATAAAAACGGCAAACCCATAATCTATGATAAAAATGGAAAGATTATGGGCAGTGAAGATTCTTTACTGCTTGATAGTTTTGGGAATCCTGTGCTTGATAAGGATGGGAATCCCATATTTGTGGATAAAAATGGGAATCTCAAAGATAAAAATGGAAAAACCATTTTAGATTCTAATGGAAAGCCTATCAATGTCAATGATACACAAGCCTTGAATGATTTTTTAAATCAAAGCACACAAAACTCACTTGATGAGCAGCTTAAAAGACAGCAGGAACTCCTAGCCAAAGAAGCGCAAAGACAAAAAGAACTCCAAGAACAAATGCGCAAACGCCTTGAAGAAGAAGAGAGAAAACGCGCAGAAGAAGAGAGAGCTAGAAAAGTCCTAGAAGAGCAGCGCAAAAATGACCCAGCCTATCAAGCCCTACTTGATAAGCAAGAAGCACAAAGAGCGAGAGAGATGGCACTCGCACAAGAAAAGGAGCTTTATAAAAGTGCGGTGCTAGGAGAGCGTGTAGGCGGAAACTCTCAAATCTTTGCACAACAAAGCTCTCGCTATGGGGATAGCGGATTTTCTAATCAAAAAAGCATAGACATCGCCACAAACGAACATCGCCTTTACAGAATGATACGCGCAGGGCGGCTAATCCCAGCAGTGCTAATGACTCCTATTGTAAGCAATATTGAAGGAATTATCACAGCACAAGTGGAGCAGGATATTTATGCAGCTCAAGGTAGAGCCGTGCTTATCCCGCGTGGGACTAAAGTAATGGGCTTTTATAAAAATGATAACAAAATCGGTCAATCGCGCCTCAGTATTGTTTGGCGTGAGATGATAACACCACAGGGCGTTAATATCTTGCTAACTAATGCGATGAGTGCGGATTCTCGTGGGATAAATGGGGTTGAGGGCTATTTGGATAATAAATTTAAAGAGCGTTATGGGTTAGGACTTTTTCTTAACACTCTAAGCAATGGGCTAATGATTAGCATCTCTAATCTCACGCAAAAAAGCGGCACGATGACAAGCCCCTATACTGCGCAACTCTTCTCCACTGCGCAAGGAGATATTAACAATATCTTTAAACAGCTCATCTCTGAACAGGCAAAGATTAAGCCAACCATTGAAATACGCGCGGGCAGCAGAATCTACATCACACCCACCACGCATATGTGGTTTCCTGTGCCTAAAAATGGCGAGATTATGGCGCAGTATTTTAATGATGAATACCAATAAGGAGGGGCAAATGGATAAAAATAACATCAAACAAAAAATCATTGAGTTAGAAAACAATATCAATCAACTTAAAAGCACCATAGCACGAACAGAAAAGAATCTTATAGCCCTCAAAGAGCTTATTTGGGAGAGAGAGGCTAAAAAAGAGAGTAGCAAGATGTATAAAGTGCTAGAAAATGAGAAGTCTAGCACCATTGTAAGAAGCAATGTTGGAGATGTGGTTGTAGATAGGGAGTTTATGGAAAAAGAAATACAAAAACATCTCGATAGTCCTGCACTAAGAGGAATGGTAACCACAGAAGAAATGCTCTCTTACCCCAAAGTCGCGAGAAATGTGGAAGCAGAATATAATGTGGAGCATAAAGACTACACTTGGAAAATCAAGGCAAATGATGAAAATGTTTTACTCTATGGGAGCAGAGAATATAAAAAAGACAATAGAGATATTAACAGATTATTAACAGCACATTCAAGAACGGAATCAAATCAGAGAGTAGAATATAGCGAAAATGGGCGGACAAGGTCAGCTCCGCCTCCGTTATTTAATGACCCCAATTTTCGCACTTCCGCTAACGACACCATTATACCACAAAACAACAACACGAACACAAATCAGCAAAAGCCACATATCCCCATACAAGCAGAACTGCAACGCAAGCCTACTATCAACCTAAACAACTTTGAGCGTGTCAGCAACAAAGAGCAAAAGCAAAGCTTTCTTGCAAGGGCTAATGAAATTAGCAAGCAAGCCCAAAATCTGCACATTGAGCTAGACTCTAAAAGTATGCAAAGACTGGAGCGTTGCAACCTAACACAAAACAAACTCAACACAAAGGAGCGATAAATGGAACATATTAGCCAAAAAATCCACTCTGCCAAAGAGCGACAAAAAAGCAGAGTGAGTGAGAGCAGATTGCTTGCGCGCATAGAAAAGCTAGCCAAGCAACGCGAAAAACACCAAAGGCATATACAAAAACTAGATTCTAAGCTTGAAGAGAACTTTAAAACGCTGGAAAGCCTAGAACATAAAGGTGCGCTCTAATGGAGCACATCACGCCAATCCTCGCTCAAAAGCTTAAGGTGCTTGATAAATATTTGCGCTTGAATGCCAATGAGCTTATCATCAATAATGCAGGCGAGCTATATATAGACTATGGGCAAAGGTGGGAATATGTGCAAGATTCTATGCTAAGTGCAAGCTTTTTAGAATCTTTTCTTATCCAGCTAGCCACCAAAAGAGGGCAACGCTTTAATGAAAAACACCCTAGCCTATCGTGCGAGCTGCCACCACCTTATGATAGATATAGATTGCAAGCCCAGCATAAAAGTGTGCTGTTTCACTCTAATGTCTGTATCTGCATACGAATCCCAAGCAAACAACGCTTTAGGCTAGAACAATTTGTCCTAAGTGATAGGGTCAAAGAGCAGTGGGATTATGCCGCTATTAAATCTCTAATCCCGCAGAAGAAAAATGTGCTTATTAGCGGTGGCACAGGCACAGGAAAAACAAGCTTTCTTAATGCCCTAATGAGTGAGATTCCAGAAGATGAGCGCATTGTGAGTATTGAAGACTCACAAGAGCTGCTTATCCATAATCGCAATAAAACCCAGCTTGCTATTCCAAAAGAAGCCAACGAGATTTATAGCTACACACAAGCTATCAATAATGCTATGCGCCTACGCCCCGATAGACTGCTGCTTGGCGAGATAGATATACGCAATACTTTGGCATTTTTGCGCCTTAACAACACAGGACACGAGGGCAATCTCTCCACCTTGCACGCCAATAACAGCGAAGATGCTATCAATGCCTTAATTACCAATGCAATGTTTGGAGGAATGAGCGATAGAGCAGCACTTAGAGCTTATATTCGCACTGCAATTGATTATATCGTGCAGATTAAGCGCGAAAAAAATGAACGCATTATTAGCGAGATTCTCGTTGTTAAAGACCACATACCAAAGGAGATATAAATGAAACAAAAAGCCAAAAGAGTGCATATAAGCCTAGCCACAAAAGATTATGAGATTTTATGCAAGAAAGCCGAGCTTATGGGACAAAAGAAATCACGCGTTCTTCGCCAACTTCTCCACTTAGAAGAAGCACATAATATCCTAGAGCTACTGCACCGCACATCTAGTTTTAATACCCAAATGCTCCTTGAAATTTCGCGTGTGGCTGGAAATATCAACCAAATCGCCTATCATCTCAATGCAGGATTTAATGTAAATGAAGAGCATTTTGAGAGACAAGCCCAAGAAACAAAGCGGATTTTTGCAGAGTTTCACGCCCTAGCCAAACAGAATCAAAAGCTTTTAGCAAGGATTTTCAATGCGTAATAAGAGCCAAGCTATAATGCGCGATATTACATCACTACTTGTGTGCGTGCTATTAAGTATATGTATCTATGGCATAAGCATTATGTATTATTTTCATATCCATTTTTCTTGGCAGGGCGTGCAAGAAGCCTGTCATATAGGCGTGCAGATTCTGCAAAATCTTGGTAATCCAGCCTTAAAGCTCAAGTCCTATATGGCACTTATTTTTGCTTCTTTGCCCCTCATTGTGTGGGTGATATTTTCACTAATGGGCAATGCAAAGCCAAAAGGAAATTATGGCAATGCACGCTTTGCTAATGAAAAAGAGATTCAAGCAATGGGGCTTAATTATGAAAGCGGTATGATATTTGGCTGCTTGAATAAAGGCAGGGACAAAAAGCTCTTTATCCGCTCCAATCAACCACTCTCTACCCTTATTGTCGCACCACCTGGCACTGGAAAGACGGCAAGTATTGCTATCCCTAATCTCTTATCCCTACCTCAAAGCTGTGTGGTGCTTGATATTAAAGGGGAGCTTTATCAAAAAACTGCAGGATACAGACAGCAAAAACTCCACAATAAAGTGCTGCTTTTCTCCCCTTTTAACGATGAAAACACAATGTTTTTTAATCCCTTTGATAACAAAGTCATTAAGGAAATGAGCTTTGTGCAACGCAAAAAGCTTGCCGACCAAATCGCTGGGACAATTTTTGTAGGAGAAAAAGGCAAAGAAAACGACCATTGGGTCATTTCTGCCAAAACAATGTTTAGCTTTTTTGCACTCTATGCTATGCAAAAGTTTGGACATACCACCCTAGCAGAACTCGCCCAAGCTCCAAAAAAAGATTATTACAATGAGCTTCAAGGGGACTATTTACAAATGTGCCAAATCCAAGATGAAGATACAGGGGAATTTGAGAGAAACCCTAAAGAAGACACACTCAAAGCCTTTTTTCTGCAAGTGGCTAATGATGAGAGTATAGATGACATCGTGCGCAATCAAGCACGCCAATACTCTAGCGCAGCGCAAAATGAATTTGCAAGCATTAAATCCACCTATGACACCTTTATGGCAGTCTTTAGCAATCCACAAGTAGCCAGAGCTGTTTCAAAGATGAGCTTTGATTATGAAGATTTGCGAGAAGAGCATATCAGTATGTATATTGTGATACAAACCGAAGATATGGATATTCTCGCCCCACTTATCCGCATTCTCCTAGAATCTATGTGTAAAAAACTGCTTACAAAAGAAAATAACGACCCCAATAAATTTATCTATCTTATCCTAGATGAGTTTGTGCGCTTTGGGAAAATGCCATTTCTCTTAGAAATG
This DNA window, taken from Helicobacter canis, encodes the following:
- a CDS encoding ATP-binding protein, translating into MIKKLIEPLRKIISSDNIDTFNEAFNSAMQKSEGILHLQEPKIYAMSEESNIASKYNNHYIATKDGNLCAGFAIGGISYSAASINRELELVQSRNRFWSKLDSHIEINIFCKKERLNLSFDSSSNNPYAQEIIKKWESGVVTYKINYYLIISTKSKKLTGYFESKKSKLTSEQIADNLSPENNTTRFEFKAKKLDEICQELKSALGEFNPTQLDSDDIINFYATYSNMQETALRYGYSNITDSYITSDVEFKKDYIIFACNDGQEVLGRFISVKAYETENISSILPTTILRENSDYYLIFHCEALDRKSSIEKVKNTKLYAVGLIQNALEELLQEIKSDREKLLKFSLSILVLSHNGATESEKLQELNTKTNALIAILKAQNLSVAKESFNLKPLYFSFFPSRGNLNARIRTQTSSVVSTLCTFENDILGFKSNRWGDRPVSILRHLSGSPYFFNFHDSEHKSAAGHTLVIGGTGYGKTTLMQFLMLNLFKYDIHIFAMDKLRGMHNFTNYIGGEYHDLELDGFKLNPFSLTDTAENNNFLKSWLCEMGEISKNEHELRNIVGDTLRQIRETQQAEFEHIFTLQDFYDSLQFPNSQDDIKIRFKDYLGGLFDNTQDALNFDKQLAILNMDSILKDKKNAALCALYLFHKIKNISKNSNKGFFIWIDELRDYLNDENMCNAIIESIMEIRKINGVITMGVQNLDFFSNVANADAFIENMANFIIFPTTDERTLQKLEAQLSLTGSEVEFLKSSSKSARQILLKRKEQSAILDVNFARLGEHLKIFSSEAEDVNALLECKKYHPQEWRTMYLKNQKSLLATTPHYLKEK
- a CDS encoding VirB8/TrbF family protein, with translation MTFSDNELKRDANVLFKLERHIKQYMFFWIILESIIIALLVLAIIIMLPLKQNVPYLVFFSNAESNFVRVEQANLNIRAEEALLKSILASYVQKRETINHIDDEHRFEDVREQSSRKVWDTFRRIVTQDDSMYSNKELTREVHIVNLSVLSKEVANVDFITIVQDAKNKSLKRYRATLKYDFVEQSINFTSVPRNPTGFVVQEYALTEISIKDQTGEDK
- a CDS encoding TrbG/VirB9 family P-type conjugative transfer protein, translated to MKYAHIILLFPFLLPASLWADSVLNDTDRAEVARRMQAGQEQMLDTINKIQDMQEEREARKNAPLTDSTSRDFSSSSAPLSQEQKPQEPPTEQEILLKKQAVRSQNLKAIQNQFFAKNYKGTENTITIDYVENTTYKIRTRIAMTSTMIFPQKIRNFILGDNVGFEVLEVPNSQNTLAIRPKLIGVDTSLAVFTEDGKLYSFYIFSTDFTSWKNPHLVVFVKDKRTIIEKNKDPFFDEYFYVEEGINKLRVKKKEVYKRYKVKAKRQNTWLVPEEIFSDNNYTFFKYDKNRYPQIPSIYVVVDRQDSPIETRVIGDFVIAETVADKFTIKIGEAYVCVEREKVQKGEK
- a CDS encoding DNA type IV secretion system protein ComB10, whose translation is MSYLKVGLFTLVGACIVYAGVKENLEYLFESKFPISDYVWQSQKGANASNLSKSDVFTTTDDKPKLKMLTDEFGNPILDEFGNPIYIDEYGNMYSKNGKPLGKKVLLDKNGNPILDKNGKPIIYDKNGKIMGSEDSLLLDSFGNPVLDKDGNPIFVDKNGNLKDKNGKTILDSNGKPINVNDTQALNDFLNQSTQNSLDEQLKRQQELLAKEAQRQKELQEQMRKRLEEEERKRAEEERARKVLEEQRKNDPAYQALLDKQEAQRAREMALAQEKELYKSAVLGERVGGNSQIFAQQSSRYGDSGFSNQKSIDIATNEHRLYRMIRAGRLIPAVLMTPIVSNIEGIITAQVEQDIYAAQGRAVLIPRGTKVMGFYKNDNKIGQSRLSIVWREMITPQGVNILLTNAMSADSRGINGVEGYLDNKFKERYGLGLFLNTLSNGLMISISNLTQKSGTMTSPYTAQLFSTAQGDINNIFKQLISEQAKIKPTIEIRAGSRIYITPTTHMWFPVPKNGEIMAQYFNDEYQ
- a CDS encoding ATPase, T2SS/T4P/T4SS family; its protein translation is MEHITPILAQKLKVLDKYLRLNANELIINNAGELYIDYGQRWEYVQDSMLSASFLESFLIQLATKRGQRFNEKHPSLSCELPPPYDRYRLQAQHKSVLFHSNVCICIRIPSKQRFRLEQFVLSDRVKEQWDYAAIKSLIPQKKNVLISGGTGTGKTSFLNALMSEIPEDERIVSIEDSQELLIHNRNKTQLAIPKEANEIYSYTQAINNAMRLRPDRLLLGEIDIRNTLAFLRLNNTGHEGNLSTLHANNSEDAINALITNAMFGGMSDRAALRAYIRTAIDYIVQIKREKNERIISEILVVKDHIPKEI
- a CDS encoding type IV secretory system conjugative DNA transfer family protein encodes the protein MRNKSQAIMRDITSLLVCVLLSICIYGISIMYYFHIHFSWQGVQEACHIGVQILQNLGNPALKLKSYMALIFASLPLIVWVIFSLMGNAKPKGNYGNARFANEKEIQAMGLNYESGMIFGCLNKGRDKKLFIRSNQPLSTLIVAPPGTGKTASIAIPNLLSLPQSCVVLDIKGELYQKTAGYRQQKLHNKVLLFSPFNDENTMFFNPFDNKVIKEMSFVQRKKLADQIAGTIFVGEKGKENDHWVISAKTMFSFFALYAMQKFGHTTLAELAQAPKKDYYNELQGDYLQMCQIQDEDTGEFERNPKEDTLKAFFLQVANDESIDDIVRNQARQYSSAAQNEFASIKSTYDTFMAVFSNPQVARAVSKMSFDYEDLREEHISMYIVIQTEDMDILAPLIRILLESMCKKLLTKENNDPNKFIYLILDEFVRFGKMPFLLEMPALCRSFGLVPLYITQSYEQIKKYYGEDDVKIIRANVAYQVIFRMNSFEDAETLSKMIGDFTREKTSTSKGNLDMLKQNISTNAEGYKLITAQDILSNPMDKIYILVGGFLNRPIKADVNFWFKLKEWQGADKIPYIPPETQSQEVVQNLGKDLVKENKEECNVYEYKFRGLKGY